One window of the Colias croceus chromosome 5, ilColCroc2.1 genome contains the following:
- the LOC123692085 gene encoding 2-oxo-4-hydroxy-4-carboxy-5-ureidoimidazoline decarboxylase-like, whose product MSAVTISGVNSMADDQFEWVFGNVIELCADAAVQVKKKRPFNNLADLCAAFHKYLDNLSVEGKLEILQSHPDLAGRLAAQGALTKESTEEQRSAGLQDVTSEQKSTIDSCNKRYKEKFGFPFIICARENKVLSIIEGLQKRYHNTREQEIETGIDEVKKICKLRILDIVKN is encoded by the exons ATGTCAGCTGTAACAATCTCTGGAGTAAATTCTATGGCTGATGACCAGTTTGAGTGGGTGTTTGGGAATGTCATAGAGCTGTGTGCCGACGCCGCGGTGCAAGTAAAGAAAAAACGTCCGTTCAACAACTTAGCCGACCTTTGTGCAGCGTTCCACAAATATTTGGACAATCTTAGTGTTGAAG GTAAATTAGAAATATTGCAGTCTCATCCAGACCTCGCTGGACGGTTAGCCGCACAAGGGGCGCTCACAAAGGAATCCACTGAGGAGCAGAGAAGTGCCGGCCTTCAAGACGTCACCAGCGAACAAAAATCTACCATCGACTCATGTAATAAACG TTACAAGGAGAAATTCGGATTTCCCTTTATTATCTGCGCAAGAGAAAACAAGGTGCTGTCTATTATTGAAGGACTGCAGAAACGTTATCATAACACAAGGGAACAAGAAATAGAAACTGGAATAGACGAAGTAAAGAAGATTTGTAAACTGAGAATATTAGacattgttaaaaattaa
- the LOC123692086 gene encoding proteasome maturation protein produces the protein MSFGLPSVKVKPDFENNVPLHEGAFGVPSPMVAGIACTKNKLAVAHPLQVSEKNYHLNEEKMNMAMLRNIQGLHAPLKLSMEKKFSSKVGRLPFLPSSNFQQNVLTGRYLDIGFEDILNTPEMCEVAGQPHAVVERSLGLL, from the exons atg AGTTTCGGTCTTCCTTCGGTCAAGGTAAAGCCAGACTTTGAAAACAATGTACCACTACACGAAGGAGCATTTGGTGTCCCCAGTCCAATGGTGGCTGGAATTGCATGTACCAAAAATAAGTTAGCAGTAGCTCATCCACTACAAGTATCGGAGAAAAAT TATCACttaaatgaagaaaaaatgAATATGGCAATGCTTCGAAACATTCAAGGACTTCATGCCCCACTCAAATTGTCAATGGAGAAAAAGTTTTCCAGCAAG gttGGTCGCTTGCCTTTCCTCCCAAGCTCAAACTTTCAGCAGAACGTCCTGACTGGAAGGTATTTGGATATCGGCTTTGAAGATATCCTAAACACTCCAGAGATGTGTGAAGTGGCCGGCCAACCCCATGCCGTGGTGGAAAGATCTTTAGGTTTATTGTAA
- the LOC123691794 gene encoding protein phosphatase 2C and cyclic nucleotide-binding/kinase domain-containing protein-like: MTSRGGPKKELDPEEQMKRKHRAKCLFRALGRLVMANAYWLIEAVDHYEGLDDVKRRVEQAVRGKAKKKQLLNIKDKALLNKPAEERTDQEKKYIFRIIGGLKCFKRYPNHVKKKLAAVTYFKYYGPGRAIVRQHHEAHALYFIVTGDVVVSQMVFDELLQQYVSVDVGVMHPGDMFGEVSLLHNIPRTATVTTTGHCELLALMKEDFKNVLQASVQKQWDEVRRAMSAFTYFDALDEVARREGCIVAKMKSYEPNETLLGDGVGVANFVYFILSGRCQMIESLQVIVTTRLGRNYYALYDPYIPKEESEQDFDTKYFGAYKDLIKDSNSSEGRESVISKQQDAATGMKSESKVRASILKHPSTTKRKSSDPLARESAQVVIEQDTARASKESATASVQIIGEENKSKDFLRPSVHSDMRPSVRLSVINETGTRRPPQNLKTYFMQVCQLNPGSSFGFGENMRDRRIVALTHVDCMLLPKIWLLQRNTANIWTRIQHYLEKKIPTKKQLFKEFVSARRWQEFREELVDDVIARSNTVNWTSVHDVPYSIRMEEMLDI, translated from the exons ATGACTTCCCGCGGTGGGCCTAAGAAGGAATTG GACCCTGAAGAACAAATGAAACGAAAGCATCGCGCGAAATGCTTGTTTCGTGCGCTCGGACGGCTAGTTATGGCAAATGCTTATTGGCTGATAGAAGCAGTAGACCATTATGAAGGGCTAGATGACGTCAAACGCAGAGTAGAGCAAGCTGTGAGAGGCAAAGCTAAGAAGAAACAATTGCTAAACATAAAG GATAAAGCGCTATTGAATAAGCCAGCAGAAGAACGAACAGATCaggaaaagaaatatatttttcgtaTTATCGGTGGcctaaaatgttttaaacgATATCCAAAT CATGTCAAAAAGAAGTTAGCTGCGGTAACGTATTTCAAGTATTATGGTCCTGGCCGAGCCATAGTTCGTCAACATCATGAAGCCCACGCTCTCTATTTCATAGTAACTGGAGATGTTGTGGTCAGTCAAATGGTGTTTGACGAACTACTTCAACAATACGTGTCTGTTGATGTGGGTGTGATGCACCCTGGAGATATGTTTGGAGAAGTTTCTCTTTTGCATAATATACCGAGAACCGCTACTGTGACTACTACTG GTCATTGCGAATTACTTGCACTCATGAAGGAGGATTTCAAAAATGTTCTTCAGGCATCTGTGCAAAAGCAGTGGGATGAAGTTAGACGTGCCATGTCCGCATTTACCTATTTTGATGCCCTTGATGAG GTAGCACGTCGTGAAGGTTGTATTGTTGCGAAGATGAAATCGTATGAGCCAAATGAGACTTTGCTCGGTGACGGCGTGGGTGTAGCcaatttcgtttattttatcCTATCAGGCAGATGTCAGATGATTGAATCTCTACAAGTGATTGTTACAACGCGTCTAGGCCGCAATTACTATGCCTTGTATGACCCTTac ataCCAAAAGAGGAGAGCGAACAAGATTTTGATACTAAATATTTTGGGGCCTATAAAGATCTGATAAAAGATAGCAACAGCTCCGAAGGTCGTGAATCAGTAATTAGTAAGCAGCAAGATGCTGCCACGGGAATGAAAAGCGAGTCAAAAGTCAGAGCGAGCATTTTGAAGCATCCAAGTACAACAAAGCGCAAATCGTCAGATCCTCTGGCACGAGAAAGTGCCCAAGTGGTTATTGAACAAGACACGGCTAGAGCCAGTAAAGAGAGTGCTACGGCATCTGTTCAAATAATAGGGGAAGAGAATAAGTCTAAAGATTTTTTACGACCTTCAGTGCATTCGGATATGAGACCATCTGTGAG GTTGAGTGTTATCAATGAAACAGGAACGAGACGTCCTCCACAAAATCTTAAAACGTATTTTATGCAG gtCTGTCAATTAAATCCAGGTTCAAGTTTTGGGTTTGGTGAAAATATGCGGGATAGGCGTATAGTGGCATTGACCCATGTGGACTGTATGCTCCTTCCCAAAATATGGTTACTACAGCGCAATACGGCTAATATTTGGACGAGAATTCAGCACTATCTTGAAAAGAAG aTACCCACAAAAAAGCAGTTGTTCAAAGAGTTTGTTTCGGCGAGACGTTGGCAGGAGTTTCGAGAAGAACTCGTCGATGACGTCATTGCTCGCTCGAATACCGTTAACTGGACCTCTGTCCACGATGTTCCGTATTCTATTCGTATGGAAGAAATGCTAGATATCTGA